In Glycine max cultivar Williams 82 chromosome 10, Glycine_max_v4.0, whole genome shotgun sequence, the DNA window AGTTATAAAACTTATTAATGACTAGCCCACTGAACTTTTTGGTGAGCTATTATGTTGATCTGCCCAGCATCAAGCTTGTCTTAAATTATTGGCACACATGCCCTTAGCCCGGTGCCCTGACCTTGAAGTTGGgtgacatttatttttattttttcatattttgataTTCTGAAGCTGAGTGCAGGCTGCAGGTGCTATTGGAGGCATTGCTTCTTCTGTTGTTCGTGTTCCAACTGAGGTAATTAGCTTTACTTCTTTTGTTGCCAAATATTTTCTGCTTTCTTGAACTTGGAATATATTCATGTCTTTCTAGGTTGTTAAGCAAAGGATGCAGATTGGGCAATTTAAATCAGCCCCAGATGCTGTCCGTCTTATTGTTGCTAATGAGGGTTTTAAAGGTCTTTTTGCGGTATGTATtactaaattttatgttttaggaGTTAGGAGTCACTgttaattagttattaatttcaaGGTAGCATATGATTTCCGCTTTAAAATATTGTTCTGGGTGGTGCTTTTTATTCTGAGAACTCTGTGAGGAAGTTTTATGTAAGAGAGAGGAGATATGATGTTGTTTGCAGAATTATGATCAGATCCATAATgcctttttacattattttttggcTTTTCCATTTTACTTGCtatttgaatattatatataattatatatgctaactttagttttttgttttaccaGCCTTGACctctaattttgttttaatgagatTATAGGGATATGGATCTTTCTTATTGCGAGATTTACCATTTGATGCTATAGAATTATGCATTTATGAGCAGCTCCGTATTGGGTATAAATTAGCGGTAAGCTTATTATTTGAAGTGTCTATTGATTTATATGGACTTTATAAAAGTTCTCATTGGTTCTAAatcatctatttaaaaaaaagaagcattttgtttcatgtgaaattatatatttcatttgtgTATGAGTTGAAGAAAAGTAAGGTTATGCTCATTAGAATTTTTGTGGTGaatattaaattctttattGAATTTCTGGCATCATTTGTTAGATATTATTGTAATTAGCTCAGGATTAAGGACATTAGGCCCATTGGTTTGGCTTCTACTTCTAGCATAGGTGCTATAAGATACCATTTTGGGAAATCAAAGGGATTTCATTCCGAGTAAACAACTTTTGGGTGCGGCTCTTGTTGCAAATGAGGGGCTGAGAGATGCAACAAAGTTGAGTAAACAGAATTTAGTCTTCAAACCAAAtcttctttctcattttttttcaccaTAATGATTGATGTATAGGTTCTTGAACAATTCTAACAACACTCTCATTCATACCCCTCTTTCGAACGCACTCTATTATTTGGTGAATTTTATGAGTCCTACTAAAAAACTTGGGCTCACTCCttgtatcttattttttttcattcactcTACTTTGGATGATATCTTCTCTCCATACTTGTACTTTGTCATCTTTCTGtctaataaaattttctattatcTATCCCCAACAAAAGGCTCTCAAGAGACTTCATTGTTTctgaatttttgtttctttgcaCTTTTGCAGGCAAAAAGAGATCCTAATGATCCAGAGAATGCTATGCTTGGGGCAGTGGCTGGTACTACAGATCTATTAAAAGCCCTGTTGAAATATTCAATGATTCTTTGATATTTATGTTCATTCTTCAAGTATATGCTACTCTTTACTTCCAGGAATTCATGACAAACTTGTATAGCTGAATTCATatgaaatttatattcttttatcttGGTTTCTTATAATAGGATATCATAATCagtaattttttcctttaatttttatatattggcTCTTGGTCCTTATTTTTTCTAACTAATTTCCTAAtctttgtcataatattttctgTGAAAGAATAAACTATTTCATAATTAGCTGGGCCTGCAAGTTGGTAAAAGTCCCATTAGAGGGAAGATAGTAAAATAGTATGACAATTTGCAACATGAACTAATAACTTAAACTAGTAACTAGGCGgtaaggaagcattgttacaacCAAATTTAGTACCCTGCCCAGCTTAATTTGTTTGAACTGAAAATGGTAAAATTGATTCCTGATAGGTGCGGTAACTGGAGCAGTTACAACTCCTCTTGATGTAGTAAAGACCAGATTGATGGTTCAGGTacaaagaatttttttcttctcttactATTTGAAGGTTTACTATGTTGCTTTCCCTCTTTTTTCaaacatgtttgatttgaaatctctctctctctcacttcaGGGATCACAAAACCATTACAAAGGCATTTCTGATTGTGTGAGAACAATAGTTAAAGAAGAAGGAAGTCATGCTCTTTTTAAAGTATGGATATTTCTTAAGATTCGGTGTAACACTAATCATTATTTGTATTCTTTAACCCAATAGCTTACTGAATGCCTAATACTATTAACTTTTTTACATTTGCACTGTCCTGCAGGGTATTGGGCCTAGAGTTTTGTGGATAGGAATTGGaggttcaatatttttttgtgttcttgAGAAGACTAAGAAAATTCTTGCTCAGAAACGGCACTCCAAAGCTGAGACTCAGAATTGAGTTTCTTCTAGGCAGGGATTAAGCTGATGATGATGTTGCAATGCACATTTAGTTTTAATTCCATGATTGACATTGAGCCAGTTTTTGTTCAGCTTCTTCCTCTGCTTCATTCCTAAATTGGTGCCGGGCCTAAAAGGGTTCAGTTCAAGACAAGCCCTTAAGTTAGGACCTGGAAATTCAAGCCTCAATTGAAATTTGGGCTTTGTCATAAAAGCCTGAATAAAATCTGGGCCTGCCTGGAGTTTTCTCTAAATAGGCTGACAAAGCAGAGACTGTAACAaatgtaaatttatttgtttttttttttcatcttttctatttttggactGCAGAAAATGATTCTCACAGTCTCATTTGTTTTATTCAAATACTAAACAATAGAGAGCAGGgttattggatgaaataaattgGAGTTCATAATATACTTACCCTCTAAAATTCATTTCACactttttaatgaaaaacaTGTCGTAAGTTTACAACAAATCAATTCgatacatattttaattgcatttaacagtttaaaattaactttatccaacttaaaaataaataggcCCTTAGCATCTTGTTTATCTTCGATCTGTACAACCTTTTGCATGGAGTATGTAAAATTGAAGTCAATGGCGTTGATATATCGTTTGAGGGCTACATACTTTTCAGGGGGTGgaaattttcaaaacattaGTAAAATTTAGTAATGGACACTATTAAATATAAAGCAAGTTATAAATTGGAACCGTACAGCTATTGCAGATCaagtttttatgatatttttcccGCTCAAATGGTGCGTTTCAATTTCTCTGAAAATCACGGGggttttttttgtttgagtGGCTTATACCCGTGCAAAAACAaggatgtatatatatatatatatatatatatatatatatatatatatatatatatatatatatatatatatatatatatatatatatatatatgccctAAGTTGAATTTTCCCTAAAATGGTTCATGTGATCGTGTAATGTGGCACAGTGGCACTATAGTTTCTCTTGCCTTTTAATTTGTGCTAAGGGATCACAAGCCTGCACATACACAGCTCAGTGGATTCCACTTGAGGGAACACACTcttttgaacaatttttttctattattgacTGATTTATTAAGAATTACAATTTTTGCTGAGTCACTTCCCATTTTATAAGTTCCCCttgaattttataacttttaataaattttaatcaacaaCAAAATGTGTTAAAAAGAGTGTGTTGCAAGTACCTCTCTTTCACTTAATATGCATTCATAAgatgtttcataaaaaaataataataacattttgagaattttccttttctaacATGATTAATCACTAACTTGAAAGGTTAATCTCATTGATATACTATTCTGCAGGTGTCCATACAATTGAATATCTTGGGCAATGttcttttgattttcattttttcatcatCTGTGTTCTTTTCAAGAACTGAAATGGGCCAAGAATTGAAGCATTGAGTAACATGAAATAATATCATCCATCTTCAGAAATATCCATATGCaaatagttttaatttctttaaacaaCAGCATTCAATAATACGAATTCACGTTAGCCATCTGAAGAAATCTTTACATGGAAAAAGGTTTCATTTTTCAACCCACTTTAATATACAACAGAATTTAATACAAACAACATATCAATAACCTTTTTTGGTGTGCAATGACAACAATGAAAATCAAACCTAAATCCTCATGCATCTATCCTAACTCCTTACCCCTAGGCCAACCTTAGTGGGTTACATATCAATAACCTTAGACCTCAACAGTTCTTTTTGCCCCCGCTGACTGTCTGCTTGTTGAAAATTTGACTTTTTGTCTTCTctgaaataataaaagtaaaaatccTAAAACAACAATCACAACAAAGAAAACTTCCAAGTGAGTTCCCCAAAGAAACTGAACAAATTCTTGTTTGCTTTCACCATTACAGTCACAATCATAGATATTTCGTAGTACACTCCCTTTGACACTGACTTCAGGGTCAAGAACAAAATCCAATGTCACTGGTCCTTCGTCCAACCAAATAGTTGTATTCTTTGATTTGTAGCCAGGCATGGTTGCCACTACTGCAATTTAGATTGAGAAATTGATCACAAAACTCTAAAACtgaaaattgtgtaatttaataacaataataataatagaaagagGATATTGTCATCTGGGTTGTTATGAAATCTATATATCCCATCCaggaattttattatttaacttgTCTTCAGACAACTTAAGAACCCGCCTACTCACCAAGATTTCACCAAATCATGAGAATTCCATtcttattctttaattaattcagAAAATCTTCAAGTTAGGCTTTAATCCATactataacaaaataatttgaattgtaTTAGAATACCTTCATATTTATCTCTTGGGGCGAGTATGCGATGATAGTCACCAAAAGTATTTCCAGCTCTAACCTGTTAGTTCAGAAAATTAACAGACCCAAATTACATCATCAAACTGAAGCTTAAAAACAAACATGCAATTGAGAAATATCAAGAATTGTAGCAAAGGAACAAAAACAATCCATAGGCTatcaattgaaatttgaaacatgaaatctaaacttaaaaaataaaatatttttgtctaataaatcaatcaatcaaatatgCAGTACAACTACAGACAAGCATTGTAAGAAAAGACAATGCTGGGAAGTGGGAAAAG includes these proteins:
- the LOC100800051 gene encoding probable S-adenosylmethionine carrier 2, chloroplastic isoform X1, whose product is MSVQKDQDKFFLSISQGEKKPFDFLRVLYDGCIAGGAAGVVVETALYPIDTIKTRLQVARDGGKIVLKGLYSGLAGNIVGVLPASAIFIGVYEPTKQQLLKSLPENLSAVAHFAAGAIGGIASSVVRVPTEVVKQRMQIGQFKSAPDAVRLIVANEGFKGLFAGYGSFLLRDLPFDAIELCIYEQLRIGYKLAAKRDPNDPENAMLGAVAGAVTGAVTTPLDVVKTRLMVQGSQNHYKGISDCVRTIVKEEGSHALFKGIGPRVLWIGIGGSIFFCVLEKTKKILAQKRHSKAETQN
- the LOC100800051 gene encoding S-adenosylmethionine carrier 1, chloroplastic/mitochondrial isoform X2, producing the protein MSVQKDQDKFFLSISQGEKKPFDFLRVLYDGCIAGGAAGVVVETALYPIDTIKTRLQVARDGGKIVLKGLYSGLAGNIVGVLPASAIFIGVYEPTKQQLLKSLPENLSAVAHFAAGAIGGIASSVVRVPTEVVKQRMQIGQFKSAPDAVRLIVANEGFKGLFAAKRDPNDPENAMLGAVAGAVTGAVTTPLDVVKTRLMVQGSQNHYKGISDCVRTIVKEEGSHALFKGIGPRVLWIGIGGSIFFCVLEKTKKILAQKRHSKAETQN